From Neobacillus sp. PS2-9, the proteins below share one genomic window:
- a CDS encoding ferritin-like domain-containing protein, giving the protein MYPYSNYSDALSRQQNKLIQDLEKAINGEYSAIHCYEKIAKMATKEKQRKQILEIREDEKKHYHQFVRIYTSLTGRQPQPKITEECPNTYVKGLEFALVDEQEAVDFYLSIADETTDPYIKEIFRRAAADEQNHAVWFLYYFTKNK; this is encoded by the coding sequence ATGTATCCTTATTCAAATTACTCTGATGCGCTAAGTAGACAACAAAATAAGTTGATTCAGGATCTTGAAAAAGCGATAAATGGGGAATATAGTGCGATTCATTGTTATGAAAAAATTGCTAAAATGGCAACAAAGGAAAAGCAGCGAAAACAAATTCTTGAAATACGTGAAGATGAGAAAAAGCATTATCATCAATTCGTTAGGATCTATACGAGTCTTACGGGAAGGCAGCCTCAGCCAAAAATCACGGAGGAGTGTCCAAATACGTATGTAAAGGGTCTGGAGTTTGCGTTAGTAGATGAGCAAGAGGCAGTTGATTTTTATCTTTCGATAGCCGATGAAACCACGGATCCATATATTAAGGAAATATTCCGTAGAGCGGCAGCAGACGAGCAAAATCATGCGGTGTGGTTCCTGTATTATTTTACAAAAAATAAATAA
- a CDS encoding glycerol-3-phosphate acyltransferase, which produces MIYLYLVISYLIGCVMFGYLITKMFYHKDIRQLGSGNVGARNAGRIHGKKAFVLIFLGDALKGVMVIWLAHFLDFPAPVQLLGLGMAIIGHVKPVTLKFKGGKGISTFIGGMIMFEPLLIPVIIIGFLVLYPFTKSFTFAGLGAFLLIPVFLVVNQVDWVSCVIVGCLLIIILLAHSGNIKERLIK; this is translated from the coding sequence ATGATTTATCTTTATCTTGTAATTTCCTATTTAATCGGCTGCGTCATGTTCGGATATCTGATCACAAAGATGTTTTATCATAAGGATATCAGGCAACTTGGTAGCGGAAATGTTGGGGCAAGGAATGCTGGACGGATTCATGGGAAAAAGGCATTCGTTCTCATCTTTTTAGGTGATGCCTTAAAGGGCGTTATGGTCATTTGGCTCGCTCACTTTTTAGATTTTCCCGCACCCGTTCAGCTTCTAGGGTTAGGAATGGCCATTATCGGGCATGTCAAACCTGTCACGTTGAAATTTAAGGGAGGAAAAGGAATCTCCACCTTTATTGGGGGTATGATTATGTTTGAACCACTTCTAATTCCCGTAATAATCATTGGATTCCTTGTCCTTTATCCTTTTACCAAAAGCTTTACTTTTGCAGGATTGGGGGCATTTCTGCTTATTCCTGTATTTCTAGTGGTCAATCAGGTTGATTGGGTTAGTTGTGTTATTGTAGGGTGTCTCCTGATAATTATTCTATTGGCGCATTCTGGGAATATTAAAGAGAGACTGATTAAATAA
- a CDS encoding serine hydrolase, with protein MISNDILTELEKKIKKDKITSCLIQHENSLVFEYYKNNKMKDKQHKVNSVTKSVLSILVGIAIDRGDIKGVHQPIADFFPNLTDWQKQLTLEHLLTMTPGFDWPEFSSWGGRPMPMINSRDWVRFILERPMVEAPGENMHYNSGCSHLLSAILQKAAGKSLSEYADAYLFKPMGIYDYTWYSDAKGIVIGGFGLSLKAEDMLKIGKLMLQEGTWNGHKVVSKDWVMESTIPRFHTYNKIGSYGYHWWILTYDDHQPAQPLVYFAMGYGGQYIIVAPENQLIVTFTCDLYNDTFKPLLYFKKCILNVE; from the coding sequence GTGATTTCAAATGATATTTTAACTGAATTAGAGAAAAAGATAAAAAAGGATAAAATCACGTCATGTCTCATCCAACATGAGAATTCTTTAGTTTTCGAATACTATAAAAATAATAAAATGAAGGACAAACAGCATAAAGTAAACTCTGTTACGAAGAGTGTACTCTCTATTTTAGTGGGAATTGCTATTGACCGTGGGGATATAAAGGGAGTTCACCAGCCAATAGCTGACTTTTTCCCGAATCTTACAGACTGGCAAAAGCAGTTGACTCTCGAGCATCTGCTTACAATGACACCCGGCTTTGATTGGCCTGAGTTTTCGAGCTGGGGTGGGAGACCGATGCCTATGATTAATTCGCGAGATTGGGTTCGGTTTATCCTAGAAAGACCCATGGTTGAGGCTCCAGGAGAAAATATGCACTATAATTCAGGCTGCTCCCATTTGTTAAGTGCCATTCTACAAAAAGCTGCAGGTAAGTCTTTATCAGAATATGCAGATGCCTACCTATTTAAGCCAATGGGGATATATGACTATACATGGTATTCAGATGCGAAAGGGATAGTAATTGGCGGATTTGGGTTGTCATTAAAGGCAGAAGATATGCTGAAAATAGGGAAGTTGATGCTACAGGAAGGAACGTGGAACGGGCATAAGGTTGTTTCAAAGGATTGGGTGATGGAGTCTACGATTCCGCGTTTTCATACCTATAATAAAATTGGCTCTTATGGCTATCATTGGTGGATCCTAACCTATGATGATCATCAGCCAGCACAGCCACTGGTCTATTTTGCCATGGGATATGGAGGGCAGTACATTATTGTCGCCCCTGAAAATCAACTTATCGTTACATTTACTTGTGACCTGTACAACGATACATTTAAACCGTTACTTTACTTTAAAAAGTGTATTTTAAATGTGGAATAG